The proteins below are encoded in one region of Apostichopus japonicus isolate 1M-3 chromosome 4, ASM3797524v1, whole genome shotgun sequence:
- the LOC139966630 gene encoding immunoglobulin-binding protein 1-like: MEPQKLSSVFNEAWEINEKLDSSESSTGSGEYQTQLSKCIQLLERATLMVNDLSLFSQNETAEEISTSDIRYLLLPALLGDLTMRITTDERLDTLNRAKVYWKDFIARCKCYELTEEEIPEEPSQERPLVTGPPNLRAMEANREAKIKRYKEKKDIEKKMQVIGTLKYITTKDEETQREYYLLLLKSWINKGLEELPGLYQEAEMLEFMAKRRERGEENEPTAAVEPARKPLKPFVLLRDKLQAHVFGAGYPSLPTMTLEEYFQKEIDEGKIQLDSRNPGPQEEAEEKEAAEVKKELEVETDDRAALQKAREWDDWKDDHKTGWGNRDNMG, from the exons ATGGAACCCCAGAAGTTGTCATCTGTTTTCAACGAAGCTTGGGAGATAAACGAGAAGCTAGATAGCTCAGAGTCATCAACAGGGTCAGGAGAATACCAG ACACAACTCTCGAAATGCATTCAACTGTTAGAACGGGCAACTCTCATGGTCAACGATCTGAGCCTCTTCAGCCAGAACGAGACGGCCGAGGAGATCTCCACAAGTGATATCAG ATACCTCCTGTTACCGGCTCTCCTCGGAGATCTCACCATGAGAATTACGACCGATGAAAGACTCGACACTCTCAACAGAGCCAAAGTTTACTGGAAAGATTTCATAGCCAGGTGTAAATGTTATGAACTCACTGAGGAG GAGATTCCAGAAGAGCCATCGCAAGAGAGACCCCTGGTGACTGGACCTCCTAATCTTAGAGCGATGGAGGCTAACAGAGAAGCAAAGATCAAGAGATACAAAGAGAAAAAGGACATTGAGAAGAAGATGCAAGTCATAGGAACGTTGAAGTACATTACCACAAAAGATGAGGAAACTCAG AGGGAATATTACCTTCTTTTGCTCAAGAGTTGGATCAACAAGGGTTTAGAGGAGCTACCCGGGCTTTATCAAGAGGCAGAAATGCTGGAGTTCATGGCCAAGAGGAGAGAACGAGGGGAGGAGAATGAACCCACGGCGGCGGTCGAACCAGCTCGAAAA CCGTTGAAACCATTCGTGTTGCTGAGAGACAAGTTACAGGCTCATGTGTTTGGTGCCGGTTACCCTAGTCTACCCACGATGACGTTAGAGGAATATTTCCAGAAAGAAATTGATGAAGGAAAGATACAGTTAGACTCCAG GAATCCTGGCCCTCAAGAGGAAGCAGAGGAGAAAGAGGCAGCAGAGGTTAAGAAAGAGCTAGAGGTGGAGACAGATGATAGAGCTGCCTTACAGAAAGCAAGAGAATGGGATGATTGGAAAGATG ATCACAAAACAGGCTGGGGTAACCGTGACAATATGGGCTAG